One genomic window of Manihot esculenta cultivar AM560-2 chromosome 16, M.esculenta_v8, whole genome shotgun sequence includes the following:
- the LOC110603536 gene encoding boron transporter 4 has product MESLRSPFKGIIKDLRGRTACYKEDWISAFRSGISILAPTTYIFFASALPVIAFGEQLSRSTDGSLSTVEALVSTAICGIIHSIIGGQPLLIVGVAEPTIIMYTYLYKFSKGRAELGHKLYLAWAGWVCVWTALMLFLLAIFNAANIIAKFTRIAGELFGMLITVLFLQEAIKGLVTEFYVPKHENSQLEKYQFHWLYVNGLLAIIFSFGLLVTALKTRKARSWRYGTGWLRSFIADYGVPLMVLLWTLMSYSVPNKVPAGVPRRLDCPLLWDSVSVYHWTVIKDMGKVPMVYIFAAIVPAIMIAGLYFFDHSVASQMAQQKEFNLKNPSAYHYDILLLGFMTLICGLLGLPPSNGVLPQSPMHTKNLAVLKKQLIRKKMVKSAKECIERKASNSEIYGRMQAVFIEMDTAPPTASVDKELEDLKVAVMQSDDGGVEKEKFDPDKHIDAYLPVRVNEQRMSNLLQSLLVGISTCALPIIKKIPTSVLWGYFAYMAIDSLPGNQFWGRILLLFVPPNRRYKVLEGVHASFVELVPFKNIAIFTLFQFAYFFICFGVTWIPIGGVLFPLPFFLLVGIRHLIFPKLFHPSYLQELDAAEYEEVAGTPKGSRNLMFRERDPANMRNEPTEEDDFFDVLDEMTTHRGELRHRTVNVKEDKLYQVHPQADNGRRQ; this is encoded by the exons ATGGAGAGTTTAAGGTCTCCATTCAAGGGTATAATCAAGGATTTGAGAGGAAGAACTGCGTGCTACAAGGAAGATTGGATCAGTGCATTTCGTTCAGGCATCAG CATATTGGCTCCAACTACCTATATCTtctttgcttctgcacttcccgTTATTGCCTTTGGAGAGCAACTGAGTAGGAGTACAG ATGGAAGTCTGAGTACAGTAGAAGCGTTAGTTTCTACAGCTATTTGCGGAATAATCCACTCAATTATTGGCGGCCAGCCACTGTTGATAGTAGGAGTTGCTGAACCCACTATTATAATGTATACATATTTATACAAGTTCAGCAAAGGAAGGGCTGAGTTGGGCCACAAATTGTACTTGGCCTGGGCTGGTTG GGTTTGTGTTTGGACTGCACTCATGCTTTTTCTGCTTGCAATTTTTAATGCCGCCAACATCATCGCTAAATTTACAAGAATTGCAGGGGAGCTTTTCGGCATGTTGATTACAGTTCTTTTCCTTCAAGAGGCTATCAAA GGACTTGTTACTGAATTTTATGTTCCCAAACATGAGAATTCCCAGTTAGAGAAATACCAATTCCACTGGCTGTATGTAAATGGGTTGCTTGCAATCATTTTCTCTTTTGGTTTACTCGTCACTGCCCTTAAAACTAGAAAGGCAAGGTCATGGCGGTACGGCACTG GGTGGCTCCGAAGTTTTATTGCAGACTATGGGGTTCCCCTAATGGTCTTGTTATGGACTCTGATGTCTTATAGTGTACCCAACAAAGTTCCTGCTGGAGTTCCCAGGAGACTAGATTGTCCACTTCTTTGGGATTCTGTATCAGTTTATCATTGGACTGTAATCAAG GATATGGGGAAGGTTCCAATGGTTTACATCTTTGCTGCAATTGTGCCTGCCATTATGATCGCAGGTCTATACTTTTTCGACCACAGTGTAGCTTCGCAGATGGCACAACAAAAGGAGTTCAATCTCAAGAATCCGTCAGCTTACCATTATGATATATTGTTGCTCGGATTCATG ACTTTAATTTGTGGCTTGCTTGGACTCCCTCCTTCAAATGGTGTTCTTCCCCAATCACCCATGCACACTAAGAACCTTGCAGTTCTAAAGAAGCAG TTGATTCGAAAGAAGATGgtaaaaagtgccaaagaatgcatTGAGCGGAAAGCAAGCAACTCTGAAATTTATGGAAGGATGCAGGCTGTGTTTATAGAAATGGACACAGCTCCACCT ACTGCTTCAGTAGATAAAGAGTTGGAGGACTTGAAAGTGGCTGTAATGCAATCTGATGATGGAGgtgttgaaaaagaaaaatttgatCCTGATAAACACATTGATGCTTACTTGCCCGTAAGAGTTAATGAGCAGAGAATGAGCAACCTTTTACAATCATTGCTAGTTGGAATATCAACATGTGCTCTGCCTATAATAAAGAAAATACCTACATCAGTTCTTTGGGGTTACTTTGCCTACATGGCCATTGATAGTCTCCCAGGAAATCAGTTTTGGGGAAGGATTTTACTGCTGTTCGTTCCCCCAAATCGACGTTACAA AGTTTTGGAAGGTGTTCATGCTTCATTCGTTGAGTTGGTGCCATTCAAGAACATTGCTATATTTACACTTTTCCAATTTGCAtacttttttatttgttttgggGTGACATGGATACCCATAGGCGGAGTGTTGTTCCCACTACCATTCTTCCTTCTCGTTGGCATAAGGCACTTGATCTTTCCTAAGCTGTTCCATCCTAGTTATCTTCAAGAACTGGATGCAGCTGAGTATGAAGAAGTTGCTGGTACTCCAAAAGGAAGTCGTAATCTTATGTTCAGG GAGAGAGATCCGGCCAATATGAGGAATGAACCAACTGAAGAAGATGATTTCTTTGATGTACTGGACGAAATGACTACCCACAGAGGCGAGCTGAGGCATAGAACTGTAAACGTCAAGGAAGATAAATTATACCAG GTCCATCCACAGGCTGATAATGGACGAAGACAATGA
- the LOC110603476 gene encoding potassium channel AKT6 encodes MFMKRSRHWLYFGQGLTEEEEERGMGGHDDDKIEKFSVDDRSYFSLTDYILPSLGKNAVSNRRMELRRFIISPFDPRYRTWDTFLVFLVFYTSWASPFEFGFLEWPVGALAIVDNVVNAFFAVDIVLTFFVAYLDKYTFLLVDNRKKIAFRYAKTWLVFDVVSTFPSELLRSIFPDRLQSYGYLSMLRLWRLRRVSRFFARLEKDRNFSYFWVRCTKLIFVTLFVINMAGCFFYRLAITYYDPTKTWIGSVWNDFEQHSLSTRYVTSLYWSITTLTTTGYGDLHAVNEREMIFTMFYMMFDLGLTSYLIGNMTNLVVHATSRTRKFRDTIQAASSFAQRNQLPVRLQDQMLAHLSLKYRTDSEGLHQQETIDSLPKAIRSSIANYLFYNFVNEVYLFKGVSNDLLFQLVAEMKAEYFPPKEDVILQNEAPTDMYILITGAVELIVPRGPTEQVVGEAKTGDVVGEIGLLCYRPQMFTVRTKRLSQLLRLNRTAFLNIVQASVGDGTIIMNNLLQHLKELNDPMMEGILAETERMLAHGRMDLPLNLCFAAMRGDDLLLHQLLKRGLDPNDLDENGRTALHIAASNGSEHCVVLLLEYGADPNKKDSEGNVPLWEALLGKHESVVKLLVDNGATISSGDVGQFTLAAIEQNNLDLLKEIVNYGGDVTLLTSSGNIPFHSAISGGNTEIVQFLLDQGADVDRPDVHGLTARGLADHQGQEEIQALIRTRQETEKKQVPTMPLQQQQGKLHLWKTIAKCGNEPSTPRPSTPLPSNKDVMPASPGVILTDNRQRRKVSPFHNSLLGIMSAANAGDHEMISSPSGAAAAGAGFTSLSYPARVTISCPEKGEVEGKLILLPKSIQELLDIGAKKFGFFPTRILTKEGAEIEDLELIRDGDHLVLASNG; translated from the exons ATGTTTATGAAGAGATCAAGGCATTGGCTTTATTTTGGACAAGGACTGacggaagaagaagaagaaagaggaatGGGAGGTCACGACGACGATAAGATTGAGAAATTTTCAGTTGACGATAGAAGCTATTTTAGCCTCACCGATTATATTCTTCCTTCTCTAGGGAAGAATGCCGTCTCTAATCGTCGCATGGAGCTccgtcgcttcatcatctctcCTTTCGATCCCCGTTACAG AACATGGGACACTTTCCTGGTTTTTCTAGTTTTCTACACGTCATGGGCGTCTCCTTTTGAATTCGGATTCCTTGAGTGGCCGGTTGGTGCACTTGCTATAGTTGATAATGTTGTTAATGCATTTTTTGCCGTCGacattgttttgaccttctttGTGGCATACCTCGATAAATATACTTTTCTTCTCGTTGACAACCGAAAGAAGATTGCTTTCAGGTACGCCAAGACCTGGCTGGTGTTTGATGTTGTCTCCACCTTTCCTTCTGAACTTCTCAGGTCTATATTTCCTGATAGACTTCAATCTTATGGATACTTGAGTATGCTTCGCCTATGGCGTCTTAGGAGAGTCAGTCGCTTTTTTGCAAG ATTGGAAAAAGATAGAAACTTTAGCTATTTCTGGGTTCGTTGCACGAAGCTCATATTT GTTACCCTCTTTGTAATTAACATGGCTGGCTGCTTTTTCTATCGTCTTGCTATAACTTATTATGACCCAACAAAGACATGGATCGGATCCGTATGGAATGATTTTGAGCAGCACAGCTTGTCTACCCGTTATGTGACATCACTTTACTGGTCAATAACCACACTCACTACCACTGGCTATGGTGATCTCCATGCAGTAAATGAAAGAGAGATGATTTTTACAATGTTCTACATGATGTTTGATCTGGGGCTCACATCATATTTAATTGGAAATATGACCAACTTGGTTGTCCATGCAACGAGTCGAACAAGGAAATTT AGAGACACTATCCAAGCTGCATCAAGTTTTGCACAGAGGAACCAACTGCCTGTTCGCCTGCAAGATCAGATGCTTGCTCATTTGAGTTTGAAGTACAGAACTGATTCAGAGGGTCTGCATCAGCAAGAGACTATTGATTCCCTTCCAAAGGCCATTCGATCAAGCATTGCCAACTATCTTTTCTATAACTTTGTGAATGAGGTTTACTTGTTTAAAGGGGTATCAAATGACTTACTTTTCCAACTG GTTGCAGAGATGAAGGCTGAGTACTTTCCTCCTAAAGAAGATGTGATTTTACAGAATGAAGCACCCACAGACATGTACATATTGATCACTGGCGCTGTG GAACTTATTGTGCCAAGGGGGCCAACAGAGCAG GTTGTTGGAGAGGCAAAGACAGGAGATGTTGTTGGTGAGATTGGTCTGCTGTGTTACAGGCCACAAATGTTCACAGTTCGGACCAAACGATTGAGTCAGCTACTGCGTCTGAACCGTACTgcatttttaaatattgttcaGGCAAGTGTTGGAGATGGGACGATAATCATGAACAATCTTCTTCAG CATTTGAAAGAGTTGAACGATCCAATGATGGAAGGAATTTTGGCAGAAACTGAGCGCATGCTGGCTCATGGGAGAATGGACCTGCCTCTTAATTTATGCTTTGCAGCTATGAGAGGTGATGATCTATTGTTGCATCAGTTGCTTAAAAGGGGTTTAGATCCGAATGATTTGGATGAGAATggacggacagcattg CACATTGCAGCTTCAAATGGGAGTGAACATTGTGTAGTCCTCCTTCTAGAGTATGGAGCTGATCCTAATAAGAAAG ATTCAGAAGGAAATGTTCCCCTTTGGGAAGCATTACTGGGGAAACATGAATCTGTTGTTAAACTTCTTGTAGACAATGGTGCAACCATATCTTCTGGAGATGTGGGTCAATTCACATTGGCAGCCATTGAGCAAAATAACTTGGATTTGCTCAAGGAAATTGTCAATTATGGCGGAGATGTGACATTGCTCACAAGCAGTGGAAATATACCATTTCATTCAGCAATATCTGGAGGAAACACTGAAATAGTTCAGTTCCTTTTAGACCAAGGAGCTGATGTCGATAGGCCAGATGTTCATGGATTGACAGCAAGGGGCTTGGCAGATCATCAGGGTCAAGAAGAAATTCAAGCTTTGATCAGAACAAGGCAAGAGACGGAAAAAAAACAAGTTCCCACAATGCCACTGCAGCAGCAGCAGGGGAAGCTGCATCTTTGGAAGACTATTGCAAAATGTGGCAATGAACCTTCAACACCTCGACCTTCAACACCTCTACCTTCAAACAAGGATGTTATGCCAGCGTCCCCCGGAGTGATATTGACTGATAATCGTCAGAGGAGAAAGGTTAGCCCTTTCCACAATTCGCTTCTTGGGATCATGTCAGCTGCGAATGCTG GTGACCATGAAATGATATCATCTCCAAGTGGGGCTGCTGCTGCCGGTGCTGGTTTTACAAGTTTGAGCTATCCAGCTAGAGTGACTATTAGTTGCCCAGAAAAAGGTGAAGTTGAAGGAAAGCTTATTCTGTTGCCAAAGTCAATTCAAGAACTACTCGACATTGGTGCCAAAAAATTTGGATTCTTCCCCACCAGAATTCTAACCAAAGAAGGTGCCGAAATTGAGGATTTGGAGCTCATTAGAGACGGTGATCATCTTGTTCTTGCGAGCAATGGCTGA